Proteins encoded within one genomic window of Diceros bicornis minor isolate mBicDic1 chromosome X, mDicBic1.mat.cur, whole genome shotgun sequence:
- the WDR44 gene encoding WD repeat-containing protein 44 — MASESDTEEFFDAPEDVHLGGGYPVGSPGKVGISTSKETGNTAYKLGSESPVQELKQDVSKKIIESIIEESQKVLQLEDDSLDSKGKGHSGQATASPIMAGTDLSNIPGLLAIDQVLQEDSKKAESQNVFEETELESKKCFPSDDTSEKPVDETTKVTEISSAEQLNVNVPETETEVLNKETMEVKGSDILEPASSNSLPTKDFAAVEEVAPAKPPRQLTPEPDIVASTKKPVPARPPPPTNFPPPRPPPPSRPAPPPRKKKSELEFEALKTPDLDVPKENITSETLLTTTMASESTVKDSQPSLDLASATSGDKIVTAQENGKAPDGQTIAGEVMGPQRPRSNSGRELTDEEILASVMIKNLDTGEEIPLSLAEEKLPTGINPLTLHIMRRTKEYVSNDAAQSDDEEKLQSQPTDTDGGRLKQKTTQLKKFLGKSVKRAKHLAEEYGERAVNKVKSVRDEVFHTDQDDPSSSDDEGMPYTRPVKFKAAHGFKGPYDFDQIKVVQDLSGEHMGAVWTMKFSHCGRLLASAGQDNVVRIWALKNAFDYFNNMRMKYNTEGRVSPSPSQESLNSSKSDTDTGVCSGADEDPDDKNAPFRQRPFCKYKGHTADLLDLSWSKNYFLLSSSMDKTVRLWHISRRECLCCFQHIDFVTAIAFHPRDDRYFLSGSLDGKLRLWNIPDKKVALWNEVDGQTKLITAANFCQNGKYAVIGTYDGRCIFYDTEHLKYHTQIHVRSTRGRNKVGRKITGIEPLPGENKILVTSNDSRIRLYDLRDLSLSMKYKGYVNSSSQIKASFSHDFSYLVSGSEDKYVYIWSTYHDLSKFTSVRRDRNDFWEGIKAHNAVVTSAIFAPNPSLMLSLDVQSEKSEGNDKGEDAEVLDTMPSGIMKTDNTEVLLSADFTGAIKVFINKRKNVS, encoded by the exons GTCTCCAGGAAAGGTTGGGATTTCAACATCGAAG gaaacagGGAACACTGCATACAAACTTGGAAGTGAGTCCCCTGTACAAGAATTGAAACAAGATGTGTCTAAAAAG ATTATTGAAAGTATTATTGAGGAGAGTCAGAAAGTCCTACAGCTTGAAGATGACTCTTTGGATTCCAAAGGAAAGGGACACTCTGGTCAGGCCACTGCAAGTCCTATCATGGCAGGAACAGATCTTAGCAATATACCTGGACTGTTAGCCATAGATCAAGTACTACAGGAAGATTCCAAAAAGGCGGAGAGTCAGAATGTATTTGAAGAAACTGAATTAGAgtcaaaaaaatgttttccttctgaTGACACCAGTGAGAAACCAGTAGATGAAACCACTAAGGTAACTGAAATAAGTTCAGCTGAGCAGCTTAATGTTAATGTGCCTGAAACTGAAACAGAAGTATTGAACAAAGAAACCATGGAAGTCAAAGGAAGTGACATTCTAGAACCTGCGTCCTCAAACTCCTTACCTACTAAAGATTTTGCTGCTGTGGAAGAAGTGGCTCCTGCCAAACCCCCAAGACAGCTTACTCCAGAACCTGATATAGTGGCTAGTACAAAGAAGCCTGTTCCAGCACGCCCGCCTCCTCCAACTAATTTCCCACCTCCTAGACCCCCACCTCCATCTCGACCTGCTCcaccaccaagaaaaaagaaaagcgaaTTGGAGTTTGAGGCTCTTAAAACGCCTGATCTAGATG TACCCAAAGAGAATATTACATCTGAAACTCTCCTAACTACGACCATGGCTTCAGAGAGTACAGTCAAGGATTCTCAGCCTTCTCTGGATTTGGCAAGTGCTACCAGTGGAGATAAAATAGTTACTGCCCAG GAAAATGGAAAAGCGCCTGATGGGCAGACAATAGCAGGTGAAGTGATGGGCCCTCAGAGACCTAGATCCAACTCCGGGAGAGAGCTTACTGATGAG GAAATTTTAGCCAGTGTAATGATTAAGAACCTGGATACTGGAGAAGAAATACCTTTGAGTCTTGCGGAAGAGAAACTGCCGACAGGTATTAATCCTCTCACTCTACACATCATGAGAAGGACTAAGGAATATGTAAG TAATGATGCAGCGCAGTCAGATGATGAAGAGAAGTTACAATCTCAACCAACAGATACTGATGGTGGAAGGTTAAAACAGAAAAC GACTCAATTAAAGAAGTTCCTGGGAAAATCAGTAAAGAGAGCAAAGCACCTTGCTGAGGAATATGGTGAACGTGCTGTGAATAAAGTTAAAAGTGTTAGAGACGAAG TGTTCCATACTGATCAAGATGATCCTTCGTCAAGTGATGATGAAGGAATGCCATACACGAGACCAGTTAAATTTAAAGCAGCACATGGTTTCAAAGGACCTTATGATTTTGATCAGATCAAAGTGGTGCAAGATCTTAGCGGTGAACATATG GGAGCTGTTTGGACCATGAAATTTTCTCACTGTGGCCGATTACTTGCCTCAGCTGGACAAGACAATGTAGTGAGAATATGggctttaaaaaatgctttcgACTATTTCAACAATATGCGAATGAAGTACAATACTGAAg GACGTGTGTCCCCGTCGCCTTCTCAGGAAAGTCTAAATTCATCAAAATCTGATACAGATACAGGG GTATGCAGTGGAGCTGATGAAGACCCTGATGATAAAAATGCACCGTTTCGACAACGGCCGTTTTGCAAATATAAGGGACATACTGCAGATCTCCTTGATCTTTCATGGTCTAAA AACtactttctgctttcttcttcgaTGGATAAGACAGTCAGGTTATGGCACATTTCCAGAAGAGAATGCCTTTGCTGCTTTCAACATATAGATTTTGTCACTGCCATAGCTTTCCATCCAAGA GATGACAGGTATTTTCTAAGTGGGTCATTGGATGGAAAGCTCCGCCTTTGGAACATACCTGACAAAAAAGTGGCTTTATGGAATGAAGTAGATGGTCAAACAAAATTGATCACAGCTGCAAATTTCTGTCAGAATGGCAAATATGCAGTGATTGGGACATATGATGGCAGATGTATTTTCTATGATACAGAG catttgAAATACCACACACAGATACATGTCCGATCGACCAGAGGGCGCAACAAGGTTGGAAGAAAAATTACTGGAATTGAGCCTTTACCTGGAGAAAATAAG ataCTGGTAACCTCAAATGACTCCAGAATCCGACTATATGATCTTAGAGATTTGTCATTGTCCATGAAGTATAAGGGTTATGTGAATAGCAGCAGTCAGATCAAAGCAAGTTTCAG CCATGATTTTAGTTACCTTGTTAGCGGCTCAGAAGATAAGTATGTTTATATCTGGAGTACTTACCATGACCTAAGCAAGTTTACTTCAGTCAGAAGAGATCGGAATGACTTTTGGGAGGGTATTAAAG cgcATAATGCAGTTGTCACATCGGCCATCTTTGCTCCAAACCCAAGTTTGATGTTGTCTTTGGATGTGCAATCTGAGAAATCAGAAGGGAATGATAAAGGCGAAGATGCTGAAGTTTTGGATACCATGCCCTCTG